A window from Citrus sinensis cultivar Valencia sweet orange chromosome 3, DVS_A1.0, whole genome shotgun sequence encodes these proteins:
- the LOC102621871 gene encoding cellulose synthase-like protein D5: MVRSASSPSSSPVTITVSSGGKGGGSRSMGLTSPVPRASFSNNPNSPLSGRAHRARSSSGGRYVSMSKDDATEEISSEFVTYTVHIPPTPDHQPMSASQTSLNEDTKSEVKPERSFISDTIFTGGFNSVTRGHVIDCSFEQTEPVKSGLICGMKGCDEKVMQNKCDCGFKICRECYLECAGNGGGRCPGCKEPYKDASDGEIEDEVISEEGDQALPLPSMADFKLDKRLSLVKSFKAQNHPPDFDHTRWLFETKGTYGYGNALWPKDGYGAESGSNGFEHPSDFGDRCRRPLARKIGVSTAIISPYRLIIVTRLAALALFLAWRIRHPNREAMWLWGMSITCEFWFAFSWVFDQLPKLCPVNRVTDLTVLKDRFESPNLCNPKGRSDLPGIDVFVSTADPEKEPPLVTANTILSILAVDYPVEKLACYLSDDGGALLTFEALAETASFARIWVPFCRKHNIEPRNPEAYFEQKRNFLKNKIRLDFVRERRRVKREYDEFKVRINSLPESIRRRSDAYNAHEELRAKKKQMEMGGSTAEPVKVPKATWMSDGSHWPGTWTSGEPDHSRGDHAGIIQAMLAPPNAEPVFGVEADGENLIDSTEVDVRLPMLVYVSREKRPGYDHNKKAGAMNALVRTSAIMSNGPFILNLDCDHYIYNSLALREGMCFMLDRGGDRICYVQFPQRFEGIDPNDRYANHNTVFFDVAMRALDGLQGPMYVGTGCIFRRTALYGFSPPRATEHHGWFGSRKIKLCLRKPKVAKKVDDEIALPINGDHNDDDADIESLLLPKRFGNSTSLAASIPVAEYQGRLLQDLQGKGNQGRPPGSLAVPREPLDAATVAEAISVISCFYEDKTEWGKRVGWIYGSVTEDVVTGYRMHNRGWRSVYCVTKRDAFRGTAPINLTDRLHQVLRWATGSVEIFFSRNNALLASRRMKFLQRVAYFNVGMYPFTSMFLLVYCILPAVSLFSGQFIVQSLSISFLIYLLAITVTLCMLALLEIKWSGITLHDWWRNEQFWVIGGTSAHPAAVLQGLLKVIAGVDISFTLTSKSATPEDGDDQFAELYEVKWSFLMVPPITIMMVNVIAIAVGVARTMYSPFPQWSRLIGGVFFSLWVLSHLYPFAKGLMGRRGKVSTIVFLWSGLISLIISLLWVYISPPSGRQDYMKFQFP, translated from the exons ATGGTGAGGAGTGCTTCGTCTCCATCTTCATCTCCGGTGACCATAACGGTGTCATCAGGAGGCAAAGGTGGAGGAAGTAGAAGCATGGGCTTAACAAGCCCAGTACCACGCGCTTCATTTTCAAACAACCCTAATTCTCCTCTCAGTGGCAGAGCACATCGTGCTAGGAGCTCGAGTGGAGGAAGATACGTTTCGATGTCGAAAGACGACGCCACGGAGGAGATCAGCTCAGAATTTGTCACTTACACGGTTCATATACCTCCCACTCCTGATCATCAGCCCATGTCGGCCTCACAAACAAGCCTCAATGAAGATACCAAGAGTGAGGTCAAACCCGAGAGGAGTTTCATTTCAGATACTATCTTTACTGGGGGGTTTAATTCAGTCACTAGAGGGCATGTTATCGACTGTTCTTTTGAGCAAACTGAGCCGGTTAAATCAGGGTTAATTTGTGGAATGAAAGGTTGTGATGAGAAAGTTATGCAAAATAAATGTGATTGTGGATTCAAGATTTGTAGAGAATGTTATTTGGAGTGTGCTGGAAATGGAGGAGGGCGTTGTCCTGGGTGCAAAGAACCATACAAAGATGCCAGTGATGGAGAAATTGAGGATGAGGTTATATCCGAGGAAGGGGACCAGGCTTTGCCATTGCCTTCAATGGCGGATTTCAAGTTGGACAAAAGGCTTTCGCTTGTGAAATCATTTAAGGCTCAAAATCATCCGCCTGACTTTGATCACACGCGTTGGTTGTTTGAGACCAAGGGGACCTATGGGTATGGGAACGCTCTGTGGCCTAAAGATGGGTATGGAGCTGAATCTGGATCTAATGGGTTTGAGCACCCATCGGATTTTGGGGATAGATGCAGGAGGCCTTTGGCAAGAAAGATTGGGGTCTCAACTGCTATTATTAGTCCATACAg GCTAATTATTGTGACACGTCTGGCTGCTCTTGCTTTGTTTCTGGCATGGAGAATTCGACATCCCAATCGTGAAGCAATGTGGTTATGGGGGATGTCGATAACTTGTGAGTTTTGGTTTGCCTTCTCATGGGTCTTTGATCAGCTCCCTAAGCTTTGCCCTGTAAACAGAGTTACTGACCTTACTGTTCTCAAAGACCGTTTTGAATCTCCTAATCTTTGTAACCCTAAGGGACGATCTGACCTTCCTGGTATTGACGTATTTGTTTCGACGGCTGATCCAGAGAAAGAGCCTCCTCTTGTCACAGCAAACACCATTTTGTCAATCCTTGCTGTTGATTATCCAGTTGAAAAACTTGCATGCTATTTGTCTGACGATGGTGGAGCTCTTTTGACATTTGAAGCTCTTGCCGAGACAGCTAGCTTTGCAAGAATTTGGGTTCCGTTCTGTCGAAAGCATAATATAGAACCAAGGAATCCTGAGGCATACTTTGAGCAGAAGCGCAATTTTCTTAAGAACAAAATAAGGCTTGATTTTGTTAGAGAAAGGAGAAGGGTGAAGAGAGAATATGATGAGTTCAAGGTGAGGATCAATTCATTACCAGAATCCATAAGGAGAAGATCTGATGCTTACAATGCTCATGAAGAACTTCGAGCAAAGAAGAAACAGATGGAAATGGGAGGCAGTACTGCAGAGCCTGTTAAAGTTCCAAAGGCTACTTGGATGTCAGATGGTTCTCATTGGCCAGGAACTTGGACTTCTGGAGAGCCAGACCACTCAAGAGGGGATCACGCTGGTATAATTcag GCAATGCTGGCTCCACCAAATGCAGAACCAGTTTTTGGGGTCGAAGCAGATGGGGAGAACTTGATTGACTCAACAGAAGTGGATGTTCGACTGCCAATGCTGGTTTATGTATCTCGTGAGAAAAGACCTGGTTATGATCACAACAAGAAAGCTGGAGCCATGAATGCTCTAGTTAGAACCAGTGCTATAATGTCTAATGGTCCATTTATTCTCAATCTTGACTGTGATCACTATATATACAACTCCTTGGCCCTGAGGGAAGGAATGTGCTTCATGCTAGATagaggtggtgataggatctGCTATGTCCAGTTCCCACAAAGGTTTGAGGGGATTGATCCAAATGATCGGTACGCAAATCACAATACTGTCTTCTTTGATGTGGCTATGAGAGCCCTTGATGGGTTGCAGGGGCCAATGTATGTGGGCACTGGCTGCATTTTTAGGAGAACTGCTCTCTACGGTTTCAGTCCTCCTAGAGCCACAGAACACCATGGGTGGTTCGGTAGTAGGAAAATTAAGTTGTGTTTGAGAAAACCAAAGGTGGCAAAGAAGGTAGACGATGAGATAGCTTTACCAATTAATGGGGATCACAATGATGATGACGCAGATATCGAATCGCTGCTTCTTCCAAAGAGGTTTGGGAACTCCACGTCTCTGGCTGCATCTATCCCAGTTGCAGAATATCAAGGCAGGCTGCTCCAAGATTTACAAGGAAAGGGTAACCAAGGCAGGCCACCTGGTTCTCTTGCTGTGCCTCGTGAACCTTTAGATGCTGCCACTGTTGCAGAGGCAATAAGTGTTATCTCTTGCTTCTATGAGGACAAAACTGAGTGGGGAAAAAGGGTGGGGTGGATATATGGATCTGTAACAGAAGATGTAGTCACTGGCTATCGTATGCACAACAGAGGGTGGAGATCTGTATACTGTGTAACCAAAAGGGATGCTTTTCGAGGGACAGCACCAATAAATCTGACTGACAGGCTCCATCAAGTCCTTAGGTGGGCAACCGGCTCTGTTGAGATCTTTTTCTCAAGGAACAATGCTCTTCTTGCCAGTCGGAGAATGAAGTTTTTGCAGAGAGTGGCATACTTCAATGTAGGAATGTACCCTTTCACATCTATGTTTCTCCTCGTCTACTGCATCCTACCTGCTGTGTCTCTATTCTCCGGGCAGTTTATCGTCCAATCCCTCAGTATAAGCTTTCTTATCTACTTGTTGGCCATCACCGTCACCTTATGCATGCTTGCTCTCCTTGAAATCAAATGGTCTGGCATTACTCTCCATGACTGGTGGCGGAATGAACAGTTTTGGGTGATCGGTGGGACAAGTGCACATCCTGCAGCTGTATTACAAGGACTATTGAAGGTCATAGCAGGAGTTGACATCTCGTTCACATTGACATCTAAATCAGCCACGCCTGAAGATGGAGATGATCAGTTTGCAGAACTTTATGAAGTTAAGTGGAGCTTTTTGATGGTTCCCCCAATCACGATCATGATGGTAAACGTTATTGCTATTGCAGTTGGTGTAGCAAGAACAATGTACAGCCCATTTCCACAGTGGAGCAGGCTTATTGGAGGAGTGTTCTTCAGCCTATGGGTATTGAGCCATCTTTACCCATTTGCCAAGGGGTTGATGGGAAGGAGAGGAAAAGTTTCGACCATTGTGTTTCTGTGGTCTGGATTGATCTCTCTCATTATATCCTTGCTCTGGGTGTACATAAGCCCTCCATCTGGAAGGCAAGATTACATGAAGTTCCAGTTCCCTTGA